One genomic window of Sodaliphilus pleomorphus includes the following:
- the glgP gene encoding alpha-glucan family phosphorylase translates to MKIQVSNTNEPVWRNITIKSDLPPKLKKLDELSKNLWWVWNSEGKSLFHDLDRELWRATGENPVMMLQKITTDRLNEILKDDVMMERINTVYAHFKEYVKQPMRTDVPSVSYFSMEYGLCNALKIYSGGLGILAGDYIKEASDRRYPMTAVGFLYRYGYFTQTLSMDGTQIANYEAQNFNQLPIEPVLDESGKQMILEVPYPGRVIYANIWRVNVGRMKLYLMDTDIDLNSEWDRPITHQLYGGDWENRIKQEYMLGIGGVLMLKKLGIKNQLYHCNEGHAALLNLQRLVDYVQDDGLNFQEALEIVRATSLYTCHTPVPAGHDYFDEGLFGKYMGEFPAKLGISWQDLMNMGRENPDTNERFSMSVFALNTTQESNGVSWLHGQVSRKMFAGIWKGYAPEESHVGYVTNGVHMPTWAASEWKEYYSRVLGDDYIEHQEDEKTWAPILKVPDQEIWDMRMRLKNKFINFVKRDFSENWLKNQGDPSRILSIVDKINPNALLIGFARRFATYKRAYLLFSDLDRLSKIVNNEKYPVQFIYAGKAHPADGAGKDLIKRIVEISKMPQFLGKIIFLENYDMTVSKRLITGVDIWLNTPTRPLEASGTSGEKAEMNGLLNFSVLDGWWYEGYREGAGWALTAQRTYTDQAQQDKLDAATIYSMLEHEIIPLYFAKNSRGYSPEWIQYIKRSIATIAPHFTMSRMLEDYITRFYAPEAARSAKLRASNYALAKDIVAWKNNVVEHWDAVHALDVELSDSLKNASNNGEAVEATIKLDTAGLGKDLGIELVVYREEDGETKFHETIPFKVIKQEGDVVTYHMKNHIKDSGVFRYGFRVYPWNKNLPHRQDFAYMKWI, encoded by the coding sequence ATGAAAATACAAGTAAGTAACACCAACGAACCCGTTTGGAGAAACATCACGATCAAATCAGATCTTCCCCCAAAGTTGAAAAAGCTTGATGAGCTTTCCAAAAACTTGTGGTGGGTGTGGAATAGCGAAGGCAAGTCACTCTTTCACGACTTGGACCGGGAACTGTGGCGCGCCACAGGCGAAAACCCGGTGATGATGCTGCAAAAGATAACTACCGACCGTCTTAACGAGATTCTGAAAGACGATGTCATGATGGAGCGCATCAATACTGTTTACGCTCATTTTAAGGAGTATGTGAAGCAGCCCATGCGCACCGATGTGCCCTCGGTGTCCTACTTCAGCATGGAGTACGGATTGTGCAATGCACTCAAGATTTATTCAGGTGGTCTGGGCATTCTTGCAGGCGACTATATCAAGGAGGCTTCCGACCGCCGCTATCCAATGACTGCCGTGGGCTTCCTGTATCGCTATGGCTATTTCACCCAGACGCTTTCGATGGATGGCACACAGATTGCAAACTATGAGGCTCAGAATTTCAATCAGCTGCCCATAGAGCCTGTGCTCGACGAGAGCGGAAAGCAGATGATACTTGAGGTGCCCTATCCTGGCCGCGTGATTTATGCCAACATTTGGCGGGTGAACGTGGGACGCATGAAGCTCTATCTCATGGATACCGATATCGACCTCAACAGCGAGTGGGACCGCCCCATCACTCACCAGCTCTACGGCGGCGATTGGGAAAACCGCATCAAGCAAGAGTATATGCTTGGCATAGGTGGTGTGCTCATGCTCAAGAAGCTGGGCATCAAGAACCAGCTGTATCACTGCAACGAGGGGCATGCTGCCTTGCTCAACCTGCAACGTCTTGTCGACTACGTCCAGGACGACGGTTTGAATTTCCAAGAGGCACTCGAGATTGTGCGGGCCACATCGCTATATACCTGCCACACACCTGTGCCGGCTGGTCATGACTACTTCGACGAGGGTCTCTTTGGAAAATACATGGGCGAGTTCCCTGCCAAGCTCGGTATCTCGTGGCAAGACCTCATGAACATGGGCCGAGAGAATCCCGACACCAACGAGCGTTTCTCGATGAGCGTGTTTGCTTTGAACACAACACAGGAAAGCAATGGCGTGAGTTGGCTCCATGGTCAAGTGTCGCGCAAGATGTTTGCCGGCATTTGGAAGGGCTATGCTCCCGAAGAGTCGCATGTGGGATATGTGACCAATGGCGTACACATGCCCACCTGGGCTGCCAGCGAGTGGAAAGAATACTACAGCCGCGTGCTGGGCGACGACTATATCGAGCACCAGGAGGACGAGAAGACCTGGGCTCCAATTCTCAAAGTGCCCGACCAGGAAATATGGGACATGCGCATGCGTCTTAAAAACAAATTCATCAATTTTGTAAAACGTGACTTCAGCGAGAACTGGCTCAAGAACCAAGGCGACCCCTCGCGCATTCTCTCGATTGTCGACAAGATCAATCCCAATGCCCTGCTCATAGGCTTTGCTCGCCGATTTGCAACCTACAAGCGTGCCTATCTGCTCTTCAGCGACCTCGACCGACTCTCAAAGATTGTCAACAACGAGAAATATCCCGTTCAATTCATCTATGCAGGAAAGGCTCACCCGGCCGACGGCGCAGGCAAAGACCTCATCAAGCGAATTGTTGAGATAAGCAAGATGCCGCAATTCCTGGGCAAGATTATTTTCCTCGAGAATTATGACATGACAGTGTCTAAGCGCCTCATCACAGGTGTCGACATTTGGCTGAACACCCCCACGCGTCCACTCGAGGCTTCGGGCACATCGGGCGAGAAAGCCGAGATGAATGGCCTTCTCAACTTCTCGGTGCTTGATGGCTGGTGGTATGAGGGCTATCGCGAGGGTGCTGGCTGGGCACTCACAGCCCAGCGCACCTATACCGACCAAGCTCAGCAAGACAAGCTCGATGCTGCCACTATTTACTCAATGCTTGAGCACGAAATCATTCCGCTGTACTTTGCCAAGAATTCACGCGGATACTCTCCCGAGTGGATACAGTACATCAAGCGCAGCATTGCCACAATAGCTCCTCACTTCACCATGTCGAGAATGCTTGAAGACTACATCACGCGTTTCTATGCTCCCGAGGCTGCACGCAGCGCCAAGTTGCGCGCCAGCAATTATGCGCTTGCCAAGGACATTGTTGCTTGGAAAAACAACGTGGTCGAGCACTGGGATGCAGTGCATGCCTTGGATGTTGAGCTCAGCGATTCGCTCAAGAATGCTTCCAACAATGGTGAGGCAGTCGAAGCTACCATAAAACTCGACACTGCCGGGCTTGGAAAGGACCTTGGAATTGAACTTGTTGTGTATCGTGAAGAGGACGGCGAAACCAAGTTCCACGAGACCATACCATTCAAGGTAATCAAGCAAGAGGGTGATGTGGTCACCTATCACATGAAGAATCACATCAAGGACTCGGGCGTGTTCCGTTATGGCTTCCGCGTGTATCCATGGAACAAGAACCTGCCTCATCGTCAGGATTTTGCCTATATGAAGTGGATTTAA
- a CDS encoding glycogen/starch synthase → MIDLLFETSWEVCNKVGGIYAVLSTKAKTLRKRYDHVIFIGPDLWSKDNESPFFIESNTPLDDWEKQAVFPAGMTVRVGYWDVPGKPVAILVDYNSLYVYKNDLYAEMWKKYHVDSLHAYGDYDESCMFAYGAALVIESIVLWQRGKVRNVVAHFDEWTTGMGLLYVKARLQSVATVFTTHATSIGRSICGNGKPLYDYMSGYNGDQMAAELNMQSKHSLEKAAAQQADAFTTVSNVTARECEQLLERRPLVTPNAFEQNYVPKGSKFSKAREDARARLLQVARALTGEDYSSDTLIVGTSGRCEFRNKGLDVTIDALNMTRDKLNRINNLSRKIVVFIMVPAWTESPRKDLQASMRENRVARLFDPVITHNIHNFDTDPIYSKINFLGLHNVIDDSVKVIYVPSYLNGNDGIFNMSYYQLLIGFDLTIFPSYYEPWGYTPLESIAFGVPTITTDLAGFGQWVLDTEGDNLARTGVKVVHRTDSNYSETVAAVSQGLSNVYTMMPAELRKAKNAAKKTSKLASWDNFIQYYELAYSQALKKVEIRMVDDADGL, encoded by the coding sequence AATCACCTTTTTTCATTGAGTCAAATACTCCCCTCGATGACTGGGAAAAACAGGCTGTTTTCCCCGCAGGCATGACCGTGAGGGTAGGGTATTGGGATGTGCCTGGCAAGCCAGTTGCCATCTTGGTCGATTACAACTCACTGTATGTGTACAAAAACGATCTCTATGCCGAGATGTGGAAGAAATACCATGTCGACTCGCTGCACGCCTATGGCGACTACGACGAGTCGTGCATGTTTGCCTATGGGGCGGCACTCGTCATCGAGAGCATCGTGCTGTGGCAACGCGGAAAGGTGAGAAATGTCGTGGCCCACTTCGACGAGTGGACTACAGGCATGGGGCTGCTCTATGTGAAGGCACGGCTGCAGAGTGTGGCAACCGTGTTTACTACCCATGCCACAAGCATAGGCCGCAGTATATGTGGCAATGGCAAGCCACTGTATGACTACATGAGCGGCTACAACGGCGACCAAATGGCCGCCGAGCTCAACATGCAATCGAAGCACTCGCTGGAGAAAGCAGCGGCTCAGCAGGCCGATGCCTTCACAACAGTGAGCAATGTCACTGCCCGAGAGTGTGAGCAGCTGCTCGAACGCCGTCCCCTGGTCACCCCCAATGCCTTTGAACAAAATTATGTGCCCAAAGGCTCCAAGTTCAGCAAGGCAAGAGAAGATGCACGCGCCAGGCTGCTGCAAGTGGCGCGGGCCTTGACTGGTGAGGACTATAGCAGCGATACGCTCATCGTGGGCACATCGGGCCGTTGTGAATTTCGCAACAAAGGCCTCGATGTGACAATCGATGCACTCAACATGACACGCGACAAGTTGAATCGCATCAACAACTTGAGCCGCAAGATTGTGGTCTTCATCATGGTGCCGGCTTGGACCGAATCGCCAAGAAAGGATTTGCAAGCCTCAATGAGGGAAAATAGAGTAGCCAGGCTTTTTGACCCTGTCATCACCCACAACATTCACAACTTTGACACCGACCCCATTTATTCAAAAATAAATTTCCTCGGTCTGCACAACGTGATAGACGACAGTGTGAAAGTCATCTATGTGCCCAGTTACCTAAACGGCAACGACGGAATTTTCAACATGAGCTACTACCAGTTGCTCATAGGTTTCGACCTCACGATTTTCCCGTCCTACTACGAGCCTTGGGGCTACACTCCGCTCGAGAGCATTGCCTTTGGCGTGCCCACAATCACCACCGACTTGGCTGGATTTGGACAGTGGGTGCTCGACACCGAGGGTGACAATCTTGCACGCACCGGCGTGAAAGTGGTGCATCGCACCGACTCCAACTACAGCGAGACCGTTGCTGCGGTTTCACAAGGATTGTCAAATGTTTACACGATGATGCCTGCCGAGTTGCGCAAGGCAAAGAATGCGGCCAAAAAGACCTCGAAGCTCGCTTCATGGGACAACTTTATCCAATACTATGAGCTGGCCTATTCGCAAGCGCTGAAAAAAGTGGAAATCCGCATGGTTGACGATGCCGATGGATTATAA